The following coding sequences lie in one Alicyclobacillus curvatus genomic window:
- a CDS encoding FAD-dependent oxidoreductase, which yields MATVVVIGSNFAGLTSALEVKRRLKNADNHRVIVVSNRENFLFVPSLIWVPFGEREIEDITMPVRPILEEHGVEFVYATATKVVPDEHIVETTAGNIDYDYLVIATGPKLDYSLPGVNPKDGRASCICTPNDALETRRRFEELVNHPGPVVVGATPGAGCVGAAYEFLFNLEFNLRKRGVRDRVDLTWFTPEPFLGHFGIGGVAGAETLLNGFFKSLNIKFITNAAMERVDEHEIVLSDGTRLPFAFSMVMPPFLGQDVVRNSPGLGTSKGYVPVKPTYQHVDFPNIFAAGIAIDVPSPFATPVALGVPKTGFPADEAGKTVGENIARLLNHKVQLKEKPFAKIPGLCVMDAGHKEVLIVTNHVMKPREFAAIIPNPMYDEGKRLFEKYFLWKTKHGYSFLP from the coding sequence TCGTGTCATTGTCGTATCAAACCGCGAGAACTTTTTGTTCGTTCCGTCTCTAATCTGGGTTCCTTTCGGAGAGCGAGAAATCGAGGACATTACCATGCCTGTGCGTCCGATCCTCGAAGAACACGGCGTTGAATTCGTCTATGCAACAGCCACCAAGGTGGTGCCGGACGAACACATCGTCGAAACGACCGCAGGAAACATTGACTACGATTATCTGGTCATCGCGACCGGCCCGAAACTTGATTACTCGCTTCCCGGCGTGAATCCCAAAGACGGCCGAGCATCGTGCATCTGTACGCCGAACGACGCTCTCGAAACCCGCCGCCGTTTCGAGGAACTGGTCAATCATCCTGGTCCAGTTGTTGTCGGGGCGACACCGGGAGCCGGATGTGTTGGGGCCGCTTATGAGTTCCTGTTTAATCTTGAATTCAACCTAAGAAAACGTGGGGTTCGAGATCGAGTCGACTTAACGTGGTTCACACCTGAACCGTTCCTTGGTCACTTTGGCATCGGCGGTGTTGCAGGTGCTGAGACACTCCTCAACGGCTTCTTCAAATCCCTAAATATCAAGTTCATCACCAATGCCGCTATGGAACGAGTTGATGAGCATGAGATTGTACTGTCAGATGGTACACGTCTTCCATTTGCTTTCTCCATGGTGATGCCGCCATTCCTCGGTCAGGACGTTGTCCGCAATTCTCCGGGCCTAGGTACGAGTAAGGGCTATGTGCCGGTCAAGCCGACCTATCAACATGTGGATTTTCCGAACATCTTTGCTGCCGGCATCGCCATTGACGTGCCTTCTCCCTTTGCTACACCCGTAGCTCTGGGCGTTCCAAAGACAGGATTTCCTGCAGATGAGGCTGGGAAAACCGTTGGTGAGAACATCGCCCGGTTGCTCAATCATAAAGTCCAGCTCAAGGAAAAACCATTCGCAAAAATACCTGGGCTGTGTGTCATGGACGCCGGACACAAAGAGGTTTTAATTGTCACGAATCATGTGATGAAGCCACGAGAGTTTGCGGCCATTATCCCAAACCCGATGTATGACGAGGGAAAGCGACTGTTCGAAAAATACTTTCTCTGGAAAACGAAACACGGGTACTCGTTTTTGCCTTAA